Genomic window (Chionomys nivalis chromosome 7, mChiNiv1.1, whole genome shotgun sequence):
ACAGGGAGCCAAGAGCTGCAAGTAGACCCAAGGCTACCTGCTTGTCCTTGACCTGAGAGTTCTCTGACTTCATCAGGACTGAGGGGGCTGTAGAGGAACCCACTTGTTGCTGCAGTGAGGATAAACACCGTCCCCAAAAGGTTCTTGCCAGTTACCTCTATTCTACCGGGAAGCTGCTGGAGAGCCTAAAAGAAAGCTGGGGGGCCCAGCGGAGGGGTCATCCTGTTTAATAGCCTGGAGGGGCAGTCAGTTACTGGAACACAGCTCGCCTCCCCCCACCCAGGGGCCACAGACAAGTCCCTGGTGACTCCTCTTCACATCCTGCAGGGAGGTACCTGAGCCAGCACCTCTTAGGGGTCTTCAGCTTCCTCTTCTAAAGACCCCTAAGGGGATCTGTCAGTGGCCACTGGTTGAGAACAAAGATTTCCATTGAACCCTTATGCTAGGCCCTCCCTGAGCTCTCCCCAGTGCCCTCAGATCCACACAGTAGCCTTGCCATCCCTGCTGCCTGTACTGCCCTTCTCAGAGCCCGCCCTAGGCTTAGTGACCAGTTGTTCCTGAGCCCCGGGTCTGCCCTGCTCCCCAACGGTGCCCCCCGACGTGGCACTACCGGTTCCGGAAGCTGGGCCACCCGCCCTGGGTGCCCCCCGAGAGGTTGCATTGAGCCCTGAACATGGAGGGCTGTCCCGATCTGcggccaccgccgccgccgccccatCGCGCAGTGCCTGCAGGGCCAGATTAGCCAAATTCTGGTCGTGCGCGCGCGCCCGTTCAGCCGCGCGCACCACCAGACTGTATTCGGGAGGGCAAGCCAGGCCCGCAGCCGCAGACGGGAAAGCGCAGGGAGGCGGGCGCGGCACCGGGCCAGGACCCGGTGCTGAGGTTCCCCGACGACCGCGTACAGCGTCCTGCGCACTGCCGAGGCCCAGGTGCGCCATCTCACAGAGGTTGAGCAGCAGGCATAGGCAGCTAACCACATACATGACCAGCAGGAAGACCGTCTTCTCGGTTGGCCGCGACACGAAGCAGTCCACCACGTGCGGGCAAGGCTGGCGGCTGCAGGCAAAGAAGGGCGGCACCTCGAAGCCGTACAGCAGGTACTGGCCCACCAGAAAGGCCACCTCGAAGGCCGCCCTTACCACCAGCTGGGCCACGTACACGCGCATCAAGCCCTCCCTCTGGATGCGCCTTCGCCCATCGTGCTGCCCGGCCGGTCCGGGAGTGACCACCGTTTTGCTATCACCTCCACCCCCCTTGGCAGCCACATCCTCTGCGCGCTCCTCCTCCGTGTCTTCCCCCGGGCCCTCGTGCACCCCCGgctcctcgtcctcctcgtcctccagCGCCAGCATGGGCTCCGCCTCGCCCAGATCAGTGGCATCCGGCCAGCCAGGAGGCGGCGGTGGCAGCTGAGCCCGGGGCACGCGCCGAGGGCCGGGGCGACGACGGAGGGCGCGTCTGCGCTCCTGCTCCGAGGCGCGTGCCAGGCGGTGGACTGCATAGCCCAGGTACATGACAGAAGGGGTGGAAATGACCACGATTTGGAAGACCCAGAAGCGCACGTGTGACAGGGGCGCGAAGGCATCGTAGCAAACATTGTCACAGCCCGGCTGCCGCGTGTTGCAAGTGAACTTGGATTGCTCATCCGAATAGATGGACTCGCCACCCACAGCCGTTAGCACAATTCGGAAGACCACTAGCACAGTGAGCCACACTTTGCCCACGAAGGTGGAATGATTGTGGATCTCCTCCAGCAGCCGCGTCAGGAAGCTCCAGCTCATGTTGGTCATGGGAGCGAGCAGGTGGGACCTACAGGCATGTATGATTGGTGGTCAGCAGGGGGCAACTGGAACTGGGGGATGGGGCAGCAGAGTTGTGCTGGCAAGCTCGTCCAACAATTGGGTTCTACTTATACACCCcagatgaccttgagctcactgCTTTGCAGAAAAGCTCTTCCTCATCTGCATCCTCATGTTATGTGCTAAGGATGGGGACAGAGCATCTCCCACTGACAACTGCTCCAGCCCTTCCAATCTTCTCTTTCCCAAAGCTCCCGAAGAAAGTACCAACTTGTGGGATGTGCACCTCTGTCCCAGGACCCTAGAGCCATAGAGCCTGTGTGCTGCCTTTATTGGCAGAGGGGGAAAACAGGGCAGTGCCAGTCCAGCTCAGCCCCAGATTGGATGCCACTCTCTTAGGGCACCTGAAGCCTGCCAGCCACTCAGAGCTTCACAACCTCTGCTACTCCCCAGCTCTTGTGGTCAGAACAGCCCCCCATAGTCCTGAGGCTCCATCATCCCCCAGCCCCAAACGCCTAAACCATACACACCTTTGGGCCCCAGCCCTCCCCAATACTTTAGCTTCCAACCATCCAGCAGCCTCAACCTTCCTCCTTCCACAATCTGCAAGCAGTTCTCGAAGTCCCTTCCATAAAGGACCCTCATCCTCCCCAAGCCCCCTGCTAGTCCTGCAGCACTTAGCCAGCCAGCTACCACACCCACTGCTCAGAGACGCAGCCAGGGCTCTTTATCCAGTCCCAGTCCTAAACCCCTGGATAGTCCCAGATCTGTCCAGGCAGGACCATGTCTGATGAGGCTACAGATGATACACAGCCACACTTGGGCACCTGTGAGCCTCAGGGATGGCAACATCCTGACCACCTCAAACTAGAACAGATATATGACAGAGAAGGGCTCTGTGGTTCACTGatgcccaccctccctcctcacaGCTACCACAGAGTTAGTACCTGCTCCTGGGAAGCTTTGAGGCAGGAGTCCCCCAAGCATTCAGCACTGACACTCCAGACTAGGGCCTAGGAGGTAGCAGCAgcaggcatggaccaccatcAGGAGTGGCTGCTCCAGGCCTCTTTATGTAGTGAGGGCCTCTCCCCTCAGGGCAGGAAGAGGGGGCAGCCAGCAGGACAACAGGGGTTCCTGAGGAAATGCCCCCACATCCTCACATCTGTGAATTCCCTCTTGGGACTACATGTATGCAATCAGAGACACACACCCTCATgtgcatacacgcatgcacacatgtctatgtgtgtgtgttatatatgcaAACATTCACTTGCACATACAACATACCCTCatatgcacacaggtgcacattcATAGACATTGTGTATacccatatgcatacatatgcatttaGATACAAATGTATTTACAAAGATGTGTACACTCATgaatacgtgcacacacatgctggcacgatatattcatatatactaaCACTCATATATACTTATTTACCAACTCAACCACACATGCAAAGAATCAAGACATAGACAGAAGAGCTCAAGCACATGTGATCccttacacatgcacactcccacatcaagaacGAACACATCCACACAAGCATATTCACAGGCTGCTACACCTTCAGGGGCCACTCCTTCTACTTCTCTGCCTCAGACATGGACACACAGTTAGGCTACCTGGTGCCTTCTCAGGCGTGAATTCAACTCTCTTACCTCAACTGCAATCTTAGCCCCTACTTGAAACCTCAATCATAGGAGCCTAAGGCTCACCAGCAGGATCTGGAACCAGGAGTTCCCCAGTAGAGCTGCTTAGCAGTATGTGATATTTAATAACAGATCTGTGGTAAAGCCTTGGTTGGTAACTTGCCATTTCTCTGGTATACCTACTTCTGTCATTGTAAGATGTGTACAGGCAACAACAAAGACAACGTAGTTTAACCCTGGGCCGACTTTGGCCCTGGACAGACAGTGGGATTTTGCTTTGGAATGACCTATCAGTCGGTGCATGCATGCAATCACAGCTATTCACTCTCAGGCACAGCACTAAGTGCTATGGTTGAAGAGCTGACCTGGAAAAACCAGGACCCTGGGCTCAGGctattggggggggggcttccaAACTTGAACCTCTAGCCTGTAATTTTCCTGCCTAGCCCTGGCACTGGAACACAGCAGGCACCTCAAACTACAGAGGGTCAGACACATGTCAATCTCTCCTCCAGTGTGACCTCTCCACCCTTGGATTACTTTATCTGAGTTGCTGTCTCCTGCACATCTTGGGTTTATCAGTAAACCCTGAACCACCCACACTTGCCACCTGCACCAGGTGGTCACTGTCTCTCTAGTCCCAGCTGCTTCACTCTTCCTTATAAACCTGGCTCCATGCCCACTGAGTACCTTAGAATGCACACTGAACAGATTGTCCCTGCTGCCCTTcaatggctttggagcctgtcctgaaacttgccctgtagaccaggctgacctggaactcaccgacatccgcctgcctctgcctcccaagtgctgggattaaatgcatgcacaatggcttttttttgtttttatttatctatttatttttggtttttcaagacagggtttctctgtagctttggagcctgtactgggactcactcttgtagaccaggctggcctcaaactcacagagattcacctacctctgcctccccattgctgggattaaaggcatgctccaccaccgcccagcctagatttatttattatgtatagtgttctgcctgcatgtgtgcctgtaagccagaagagggcaccagatctcattatggatgattGTGATCCACCATATAAGGttgctggaagagcagtcagtgctcttaactgctgagccatcttgccagccctcaatgacttttttttttttttttttttttttaagacaaggtctcatgtagcacagacTCCTAAGTAAAGCACTTTCTTAGATGGGTATGATCATGctgcctataattctagtacttgggaggcataggTAGAAAGATCAGGATTTCAAGGTTACCCTctgctacatggtgagtttgatgccagcctagactacactgaaaccctttctcaaaccccagtcataaaataaacaaagaacatatcTAGGTCCCATCCAATAAGAGGAACTGGGAGTCCCTGGGGAAGTGGCTGATCAGATGGCTAGGTAAGGGGATGAAGAGTATGGGGCAAGCTCAAAGAGGAAGAACATGCTtacacactcatgaacattgataagTGAACTGGACACACTGAAGCTGCAACAATTTAACCAATAGACTAAGCAGGATTGTGGTTATAGATACTCTGGATGACAGCAACTGCATCCATGTATCCAACACAACCATCAGGCTGAGGAGAGGAGAAACATCCCCTGCTTCCGTGCAGAGGAACTGCCAACCACTCTCAGAGAGTCTCCACAGGAGTAGGAAGCGCATACCCCACTCCAGGGGTTGCATGTGGATAGCAGCATCGTATCAGATGACAGCATGAAAGAGGGACCCGCGCCTCTGCAGTGACACCTGAGGGCATCATGGCGTAAGTCCTGTTGATACCATCTAGAAAGACAGCCCATCACTCTCAGTGTTCTTCCCGAAACCCATAACCCAACAAGAGCAAGAGAAAACACTGAACAACTTCCAAGAGGGGTACCCTACAAAATACCCAGGTGGTATTCAAGTAGCCATGGGCAGCTAAGACAAGGAGGCTGTCTTCCAAGAGGTGTCCCAATGTTGGGAAGGGCCAAGCGACTGTAGCAAACACCTGGCCTGTGGTCTGCGGCTAGCACAGAGGCAGCACCCGTTTATTATGGTGACATGCTTCATATTAATGGGGCCTGGGATATGAGGTCCTCTGGGAACGTTTCTGTAATGTTATCCTCTCTGTTGTGAATTTAAACACGAAGACACGGGGCTCCAACAGAGGTGTGGAGCCATCTCCAGCATTCACAGCTTATTGAAGGGGTTCATTCAAGCAACTCCTGCTCCAAAGCAgctcctacatcttgatccagaATTAGActctgtggtggtggtgatgtgctTCAGCTTGAGCAGGGGGTgccccctgccacacacacacacaatacatagcTCATTCAGCCCGTCTCCCTCGGGAAGTCTCTCTAGAAGTGGTGTCCTCTACTGTAAGCAGACCTTTCACATCACACATCCAGCCCTTGGTCCTGAACTGACCAGAGCCCTGAAGCTAGCATGGTATGTGGCCCAGTGTGTTAGTAAACATATGGCCAGTaatttggtgtatgtgtgttggggagaGGTCCTCGATCGTACCCTAGGACTATCAGGAGATGCAAATGAGGGGTGGGTACAGTGATAATTACTGTGGCTAACAAGCATTAGGACCTGGCATACCAGGTTTCAAGCCCTGGGTATCTAGTATAAACTACGCACCTCCCCCTATGACCTATGGGGTCTCACCTGCCACCTTTCCCCACTGGCATCCAAGACACCCTCCTGGGAGCTCAAGCAAACAGAACTACTGGGGGCAGGGGAATGATATCCAGAAAAATACAAGGGCCAGCATGGGCCCAATATGAGAGTCACAACTCTGAGTCTGGATAAATCTTACAGGTTAATAGCTGCCTTCAGCTAAACTGCATTCTAGAAACAGAGATGCCGGCCTGGGTAGGCACCACCAAAATCTACATGCCTTCCTTTGGAATTGCCCAGGAGTACACCCGTGCCCAACTACTTGTAGAAAGTCCACACTCACCCTGATCCTTGTccttcagtcctcctgcctcacccaccAGTCCCCCCCACAGCTGGGCCAGGTTCCCCTGTCCACCTCTAGAACTTAATTCCCAGCAGGGTCTACTGAGGCTTCCCCATACAACAGCAACTCcagccagcaggcagcaggcctTCCTGGGCAAGAGCTCCCCTTCATCCTTGGACTTGGTTACCCACCCTCACATCTCCCTCTGCAGTCCCTGGACATAGCAGACAGGTAGGAAAACACTTAGAAGGAACTTCTGTGCCAATTACAGGGCCACACTAAACCATCAGCAGTTGTGCAGGTCCAGCTGCTGAGAGGTTCTGCTTGGCAGAAGGCAagtggataaagaaagtttgttTAGTTTGAGTACACTGGGCCTGGTGCCCATACTGATCCCCTGGACACACTGCAACTAGCTGGGGTGGACTGGCCCATCTTAGAACAGCCTGAAGGGCCTCAGCTGCTGGGGGAGGTACTGAGTACACCCTGAGCTCACCAGTTAGTTCCCATCTCCCCTACCATGGGTCTAGTTACCCAAGAAGAGCCGAGAAGTCAGCTGGACCCAAGCTGATGGACACCCCGAGGGTCCCTTAATGCAACAAGACAAGGTTCGGCCAGAGCTCCAGTGAGTCTTCCAGACTGGAACTGCCTGTGACACCCCCCACAGAGCCTGAGAGGCCAGTGAGGATACAGGAGCCTGGGAAACTCCACATTAGCCATGAGAGTACAGACCAGCCAAGACCCTGCCTGTCTGCAGCCCCATCGGTGCCTTCCCTACCTTCTCCAAGCTGGGAATGCAAGCCTCTGCCTGAGCCCTTCCACCTGCCGGAGGGATGCTGGTCCTCTCTAAGGGCATACTGCCGGCTAGGGCTAGGGCCACCTCTCGCCACCAAGCACAatggggggtggaggaggggcccTCAAGGGCTCCATTGTTCCCCCCAGGGTCTGAATCCATGATTGTCCCTGGGGGTGGAGCAGTAAGGAGCTAGACAGGCCTGCTGGGGGCCCAGGCAGGTCCTGGCCCTCTCTTCTCCAGCCTCCACTTGAGGTCCAGGAAGTTCTGGCTCACCGTTCTTGAAGAACATCTGTACTTTTGGAGGCATCCCAGGGCTCCCCGGTCTCTCTGGCTCCTTCTGCCTGGGTACCTGCCTGCCCTCTTCACACCCACATCCATCGAATCTGCCCAagtcctgtcccaggagcagccTCACCTGGAGATGCACAAGGGAGAGCTGTAGCTGACCACCGGGTGGGGGTAGCTGGCAACAGCCACTGCCCTCACCGCAGGGACTGCTCTCCTGGGCGGAGTCAGGCAGCCTGGG
Coding sequences:
- the Gjc2 gene encoding gap junction gamma-2 protein produces the protein MTNMSWSFLTRLLEEIHNHSTFVGKVWLTVLVVFRIVLTAVGGESIYSDEQSKFTCNTRQPGCDNVCYDAFAPLSHVRFWVFQIVVISTPSVMYLGYAVHRLARASEQERRRALRRRPGPRRVPRAQLPPPPPGWPDATDLGEAEPMLALEDEEDEEPGVHEGPGEDTEEERAEDVAAKGGGGDSKTVVTPGPAGQHDGRRRIQREGLMRVYVAQLVVRAAFEVAFLVGQYLLYGFEVPPFFACSRQPCPHVVDCFVSRPTEKTVFLLVMYVVSCLCLLLNLCEMAHLGLGSAQDAVRGRRGTSAPGPGPVPRPPPCAFPSAAAGLACPPEYSLVVRAAERARAHDQNLANLALQALRDGAAAAVAADRDSPPCSGLNATSRGAPRAGGPASGTGSATSGGTVGEQGRPGAQEQLVTKPRAGSEKGSTGSRDGKATVWI